The genomic stretch ACTTTGAGGTACTCTACATGTGGTTCGTGACAAAATAGAAAACCTTCCTTGAATttagaacaaaacaaaaataCCAATTGCTTGGGTATTCTCTTCTGCCATTCTTAAACTAGAATTATGATGATCAGACATTTTACTACAACTTTATAATCTGAATGTATGATTTCTTCTGAAAACTCAACAATTGTTTTAATAGAAACTGATATTGTGATAAATTTGTTCAAAAATTGAGTATTCATGTTCTTATATTGAGCTATTCTTTTTAAACGTATGATTTTGGTCATTTTACAGATGTCACTGCAAGAAAGCCTTAATAGGTTTAAGCAACAACAGGAGAGGTGTCAGTCAACTCTCACAGCTATATCGTCTCGTCCATCTTCAAAGACTTCTAAATCACACAAAGCAGCACCTAGTAGCAATTCATCAGCTCCTTCAAAAGTATCTGCACCCATTAAATTCTCAAATGATACAGAAAGGCTGCAGCACATCAATGCGATTAGAAAGTCTCCTGTTGGTGCACAACTTAAACGTGTTATTGACTTACTCTTTGAGGTATGACCTTTTCTGCAATTATTGTAGTATGTAATGGGACAATGTTAGTTGAGGAATGAAAATGGAGTGTTGATGTGTTCCAAAAATTGTTCCAAAAAAGTGTTGATATGGTACATAAGTATAATTTGGTTTTCAAAAATTGTTTCTCTTGGATCAAATAATCTTAGTCCTCTGAGTATATTTACAACCATAAAAAGCTTGACGCCCCAGTTTTTCAATGTGCCTAAGCAATGGGTTCCAGCAATGTAGCTGTAGTTTTTCAGGTGGTTTATCTAGATGTGGAAAAAGTTCAGCCCATATTTGCCAAAAAGACATTTAACATATAGATTCATAATATTTATTATGTTTGATTAACTATTTGATTTGGTAACACGATATTAGCTAAAAAATGACAATGTTAAGAAATGACGATTAGATATATCATTGAGATCTCTTGTTCTTAAGGATTTAATGTCAGATTAAACAGATGCTTTGTTGTTGGATTATGCTTGTATGCTTCAGTTCTGTGCCCCAAGCACAATAGATTATGCTATTAACAAAAATAACCCAGAGGTTCCTATTTCAACCTATGTCTCTATTAATTCCTCTCTTTTCTACTTTTGCAGACTAGACAATCTTTTACACCAGAAGAGATAAATGAAGCATGCTATGTCGATGTAAATTCCAATAAGGCGCTCTTTGATAGCTTAAAGAATAACACAAAAGTAAATTATGATGGGAAGCGCTTCTCTTACAAGGTAAAATTTGTTATGAAGAGAAGAAGCACTATCAAATCTTCTACATGATTTGCTTCGTCTACATTATTTATATCTCCTCACATATTGTTTGGTTACTAAATAAATTTCTTCcaattatttgttctggtatttaTGCCAACTCAGTAGGTTTGTTAGTGAATGGACACTGATGCAATACAAAAGATTCTATCTATATATACCTGATTCTTTTAGTGATGTTCATCTTAATTCAGTTTTATAATCAAGCCATGAGGACTAGACTTTATGGCTTCACCGAAGTCATATTAACCTGGGATTCAAGTGGTGGCAGACATTTGACCTACTATAGGGTCATGTTCAATGGAAAACTTGATATAGACAAACTGTTATATCTTTATAGGAAATAAGCTAGACGGGTGTGCCCGAATCAATATATTGTGTCAGTGGTCATGTTCAATGGCAAACTGGATCTAGATAAACTATTATCTCTTCATAGGAAATATGCTAGATGGGTGTGTGCTCAAGTCAGTATTTGTATCAGTGGATTAACTTTTTAATATATTCCTGTCCCATCTTAAGTTAAAGGTAAGCTGTTGGGAAATAACCAAGATATTGTAAGGCATAGTTCCAAGCGGTCAGCCCACACCTTACTGCCTAGGCATTAGGCGGGAGCTTAGATGCACAATATTTAAAcaatataaaaatagagaaaaagaaataaattaaattatgaatGACTAATATTAGTGGATATGTATAATAATTGTATCCTTAAGTAATCAAACTAATGATACGATCATAAATAAACAGATTATAATTGACAAATAAGCTCTAAACACATGACAACAATGAaatttcatattaaaaaattacaaaaattgtaagaaaatatATAGCTAGTTTATAACTAGTCTAATACTATATAATCTTAGAATATAGATAATTAATGTCTAATGAACTtgcaacttttttttaaaaaaaaacatcaaatCTATCTAGATTATTTAGATGGATGGTTGGGCTGCTAAAAGGGCCACTTAATAATGGCTAACTAACCATTAGGCAAATTGACCTCTTGGTAAAACCACTTAGGTAGACGTTTGGGTCACTTTTTAAAGCAATAGAAATAACACAAAGTTAAGTGTAACCTCAATAGGTAGTATACTAGGGCCGTAAACGAGTCAAACTTTATGTTGTTCGAGCTTGGTTGATAAGGTAATCGAGTCAAGCCAAGCCTAAAATGAATCAAGCCATTAAAAtggttgttcaagcttgacttggtttctTTTTTACTAgcttaagtttggttcaagtttggcttgagttTGTTTCATTATCGAGCtatcaattcaagtttgtttaattgtttgaaacttttatatttttaaacttgTTTAGTTGGTTAGTGAGATTGAGAGTTTATTTATTTACCATACTGGTAAGAGCTTTATTGATGAAGATACTTCATAAATTCTATTCATGAACATTGTTACAAACAGATCACAATCTATATTAATGAGTTGaacatgtgttcaagcttgttcatTTACGTTAACGAGTTGTTTAAGTTTGATTATTTAATTGACGTTGTGTATATTGAACGGACATAAACAAGTTCCTACCCAGCAGAACACCAAACTTATTCACGAACATTTAGTTCATTTATAGCCTCAAGTATAGTTTCAATAACTTGTATAATTCAAGAGATGGTAAATTGATGGATTAAGATGACAGACACTTAAAAATGGTCAACAAAAGATTCCTGTAGCAGATCTCAAACATTTGTTTGTTGATTGTGTGCCTTGCCATATCTGTGAGAGTTATTGGTTGTCATCTAGGATTTTTATTGGAACCCTTGGATGAAGTTGCTTCTGCTTTTCACGAGTTTGTGAGCAAtgcaaaaaaataatatttttgaatcTTTTACAGTCCAAGCATGATCTGAAAGGGAAGGACCAACTTCTTTCACTGATAAGGAAATATGCAGAGGGACTCCCAGTTGTGGAGGTCAAAGATTCATATTCATCTGTTCTGGAAGACTTGCAGGTATCTTACTGGAATCTACTTACCTGATCAAATTTCTCAATGTTAATCACTGTCTCCACATATTTAGAACTACTTTACTTTTGACTGACTTACAACTAAAAGGTGAATTGcatgctctggaaaaacttcagCTCCTTGCAATGTTTTTTATTAATTGCAAATAGATTATGagagattattttttttctacttttgttACAGTGATAATTCCATATCATTTATGCACCTGTAGGCTCTAAAGGCATCTGGTCAAGTCTGGTTATTGTCCAACATGGACTCTCAGGAAGACATTGTTTACCCCAATGATCCAAAGGTAATCATAAAGGTGGATGATGAATTAAAGCAGCTTTTCCGGGGGATAGAGTTGCCAAGGGACATGGTTGACATCGAAAAGGAGCTTCACAAGAATGGCATGAAGCCAGCTACCAACACTGCCAAGAGGCGGGCCATGGCAGAAGTTCACGGCATCACTTCCAAGCCTAAGCCAAAGAAAAAGCGCGAGATTACACGCCGTACCAAGTTGACGAATGCCCATCTCCCGGAGCTCTTCCAGCACTTGAATTAGCCAAAACTGCACCCTGTATCAGTTTCGG from Zingiber officinale cultivar Zhangliang chromosome 5B, Zo_v1.1, whole genome shotgun sequence encodes the following:
- the LOC121984413 gene encoding transcription initiation factor IIE subunit beta-like — its product is MSLQESLNRFKQQQERCQSTLTAISSRPSSKTSKSHKAAPSSNSSAPSKVSAPIKFSNDTERLQHINAIRKSPVGAQLKRVIDLLFETRQSFTPEEINEACYVDVNSNKALFDSLKNNTKVNYDGKRFSYKSKHDLKGKDQLLSLIRKYAEGLPVVEVKDSYSSVLEDLQALKASGQVWLLSNMDSQEDIVYPNDPKVIIKVDDELKQLFRGIELPRDMVDIEKELHKNGMKPATNTAKRRAMAEVHGITSKPKPKKKREITRRTKLTNAHLPELFQHLN